The genomic window ATGGGGTCGAACGACCTGGCGATGGTGATCGCGTTCGCCGAGTCGGCCCGGGTCGTCTCGACCTACACGGGGAACAAGGCCCAGCTCCGCGACCGGATCGCCTCCGTCCGCCCGGCCCGATCGGGGACCTCGCTGCGAGACGCCCTCGAGGTCGCCGCCGGGCTGGCCAACCCGTCGAAGCAATTCGGCGAGGGGGAAATC from Bremerella sp. JC817 includes these protein-coding regions:
- a CDS encoding VWA domain-containing protein gives rise to the protein MVIAFAESARVVSTYTGNKAQLRDRIASVRPARSGTSLRDALEVAAGLANPSKQFGEGEIASEVQPPRLMIYTDGGFPDVEGFSLGNLIPEIVVLGEPPSEAQSTPGTT